Genomic DNA from Scylla paramamosain isolate STU-SP2022 chromosome 25, ASM3559412v1, whole genome shotgun sequence:
CACTGCTGTCTCACTCTCCCAATCATATATGGATTATTTCTTTCAGGTAAATAAAAGTGAACATCACGAATGAAACAATTACGTTCACGTAAAGAACGTTTGTACAAGTGTGGCAAAAAACGTCCTATTACAAGAATTGTGGCTGCAGTGAGTCCCGCTGTCCCGCCTCCCACCCTCATGGCTTATACCGTCCCCCACCCTGATGGCCGTGCCGCTGTCTTCCCCCCCCCCATGATAGACGTGCTGCTGTCCCGCGCACCACACTGATGACTCCACCGCTGTCCCGCCCCCTACCTTGATGGTCGTGCTGCTCTCCCGCCCTCCACCTCTAATAGTCGTGCCGCTGTCCCTCCCCAACCCTGATAATCGTGTCGCTCTCCTACTCCGCACACCAATGGCCGTGGCGCTGTACCGCTTCCACCCTGATAGTCATGCCGCTGTCCCACCCCTACCCTGCTGGTCGTGCCGTTGTTCTGTCCCCCACCTTGAATTTCGTGCCGTTTCCTGCCCTCATCCTGATCATCGTGCCGCCGTCCCGTCCACCACCCTGCTGTTATTCCGAACACAAACCTGGGTATCCCGCCCATTCACATATGGCAAagcacaagtttttttttttttttttcgctgctcAAGACACCCAAACAATAATGCTGGGGGTGCAGCTGCTTCACGCTCCTCACAAATACGTGCACCACAACCTCTGCAGCGAGAAGACACCATCAAAAGATACTGCCCGGCATGGATGACTCGAGGCAGCCACCGTTGGAGAACAACAAGAGTCTTCATGAAAGTTGATGAATAAGGAGACTTCTGTCAGCATCTTTTGACTTTAACATTACCTGCTGCACGTTAACAGGTTAATGTTACAACCGGTGTCACAAAAAGTGGACAGTTCTCATCTCACTTTCTGAGACAGCCTACGCGCCATGCGCCGCCACGGTATATAAGAGGCAAGCAACCATCTCCTTCACCAGTCATTCTCCGCACATACTCACAACAACATGTCTTACAAAGTATTTGCTTCTGCTCTTCTTACCAAATCTGCCAGTACATACATGCAGCACATCATTACCAATTCAAGGATACCAGATGATATCCTAATACTGACATGTTCCTTCTTTCTAGATCCTGCTCGTGGCATCCTTGGCCGCCGTTGCCTTTGCTGAAAAGGTTTCACACAACCACGATCATGATCCCTACGACAATGACCGCTACGATCCAGATCCCTACGACGATAGAGGTCACCACGGAGGTTCCTCCTACGACGATTCGTATAACAAGGTAACCTCTCCCAACAACCATACTGTTGCCTCCTCTTCACCGCCATATCTTCCTCCACAGCCTCCGTCTGTTATCGTCTCTCACTCgcctctatctcctctctctttatcaGAAACCGGActacaacttccactacaaagTCAAGGACAAGTACTACAACGACTTCGGCCACTGGGAGGAGCGCAAAGGGTACCTCACCAATGGCTGGTACTATGTGGTGCTGCCAGACTATCGCAGACAGAATGTGCATTACACCGTCGATGGGAACAAAGGCTACGTAGCCACGGTCACCTACACCCACGAACCAAAACCTAAGTACAAGAATCACAAGGGCGGCCACAACCATGGCTCTTACGAAGATGACTCATACAAGCCTCGCTCATACGAAGATGACACATACAAGTCTGGTTCATCTGAACATGGGCCATACAGGCCAAAACCTACATACAAGCCAGACTCCCATGAACATGGTACATACACGCCGAGGCCTTATTACTAGCGTGCTGCCGCCCGCCACAACCTGCCAGTAGCGCCGCCACTCATCGCCGCGTCTCCTCTTCCCTATGCATATAATGTTTAATGTCCACGTAGCAACCTGTGTTCATGATTTATAATAAAACAGTTTTCAATACACTTTATACTAATTCCGCCACCCAAGTTGAACAAATCCATCCTTGGCCGCCTTCAGGTGTTTCTGCAGAGCTTCCTTCATCGCCGTGCTGTACACGCCTGCACCACCGATGTCCCCATCTATGGTGTTCACCACCACTTTCTTTCCTATCAATATCTTCCTTATTTAGTGGTAGTTCTGACattaattatggaaaaaaaactatCCTTTACTCTtaccatttcatttatttttgacgctctctctttcttgaaTCTCAGTGACTGATATAAAGCATCCCAGCAAAAGGATCTCAGGACAACGTTCCTGTAAACACTTGTTGGACAGTGAGGGTCGCTGCTGGTGATGACACACAACACTCAGTTGGTGCTGCCT
This window encodes:
- the LOC135113385 gene encoding adhesive plaque matrix protein-like → MVVLLSRPPPLIVVPLSLPNPDNRVALLLRTPMAVALYRFHPDSHAAILLVASLAAVAFAEKVSHNHDHDPYDNDRYDPDPYDDRGHHGGSSYDDSYNKKPDYNFHYKVKDKYYNDFGHWEERKGYLTNGWYYVVLPDYRRQNVHYTVDGNKGYVATVTYTHEPKPKYKNHKGGHNHGSYEDDSYKPRSYEDDTYKSGSSEHGPYRPKPTYKPDSHEHGTYTPRPYY